A portion of the Cryptomeria japonica chromosome 5, Sugi_1.0, whole genome shotgun sequence genome contains these proteins:
- the LOC131034679 gene encoding ADP-ribosylation factor 2-B-like — translation MQQAKPQLGEVIRSFPTVGFNVETLDYKNARSDRERIYEATEMLHRIMSEQSLRNVALLLFANKQGSPNAMTCDDLREKLDLQSLTQRRCHVQGSCAISGKGLLDGLDWLSNNVKGFSFGKHSMISKFTVEDLISRRDYKIGFERRLQIL, via the exons ATGCAGCAGGCAAAACCACAGCTTGGGGAAGTGATCCGATCGTTTCCCACAGTGGGCTTCAATGTAGAAACTCTGGACTACAAGAATGCCCG CAGTGACAGAGAGCGTATATATGAGGCGACTGAGATGTTGCACAGGATAATGAGTGAGCAGTCTTTGAGAAATGttgctcttcttctctttgcaAACAAGCAGGGTTCTCCCAATGCAATGACTTGTGATGATTTAAGGGAGAAGCTTGATCTGCAGTCTTTGACTCAGCGTCGATGCCATGTTCAGGGCTCCTGTGCTATTTCTGGCAAAGGGTTGCTTGATGGCTTAGATTGGCTTTCGAATAATGTTAAGGGTTTCAGTTTTGGCAAGCATTCGATGATATCAAAATTCACTGTCGAAGATCTAATTTCTAGAAGAGATtacaagattggatttgagaggagATTACAAATTTTGTAA